From Halorubrum salinarum, the proteins below share one genomic window:
- a CDS encoding LLM class flavin-dependent oxidoreductase: MDLSVVDLSPVPRGGTAADAFSNTVDAAKHAERLGYERFWVAEHHGMGDRLAGTTPEVLLGRLAGATDAIRIGSGAVLMNHYSPFKVAESFGVLDGLAPGRVDLGMGRANGSPASDRALGTDRRVEDPNEDHRERITAVVNHLRDDYPPEHPYSDLSVPGSDSGPAVPWVLGSSPSSGEIAGELGLRYCFAGFIRPGFAERAFAAYREAFDPEGGLGALDEPRGMVAVNAVAAETDEAAARRRAPAEATFRRMQRGELGDETPTEEEAIEKLGGAPDATPATLDDDEWPRSISGSPETISGLLEQLADRVGVDEVMIQHTVPDHDDALESHALLAEAMDLDPRR, from the coding sequence ATGGACCTCTCAGTCGTCGACCTCTCGCCGGTCCCCCGCGGCGGCACCGCGGCGGACGCGTTCTCGAACACGGTCGACGCCGCGAAACACGCCGAGCGACTGGGCTACGAGCGGTTCTGGGTCGCCGAACACCACGGGATGGGCGACCGCCTCGCGGGCACCACGCCCGAGGTGCTGCTCGGGCGGCTCGCCGGCGCGACCGACGCGATCCGGATCGGCAGCGGCGCGGTGCTGATGAACCACTACAGCCCGTTCAAGGTGGCCGAGTCGTTCGGCGTCCTCGACGGGCTGGCGCCCGGCCGCGTCGACCTCGGCATGGGCCGCGCGAACGGCTCGCCCGCGTCCGACCGCGCGCTCGGCACCGACCGCCGCGTCGAGGACCCGAACGAGGACCACCGCGAGCGGATCACCGCGGTCGTGAACCACCTCCGCGATGACTACCCGCCGGAGCACCCCTACTCGGACCTCTCGGTGCCGGGCTCCGACTCGGGGCCGGCCGTCCCGTGGGTGCTCGGGTCGAGCCCGTCGAGCGGCGAGATCGCTGGCGAGCTCGGCCTCCGCTACTGCTTCGCCGGGTTCATCCGGCCCGGATTCGCCGAGCGCGCGTTCGCGGCGTACCGCGAGGCGTTCGACCCCGAGGGAGGACTCGGGGCGCTCGACGAGCCGCGGGGGATGGTCGCGGTCAACGCGGTCGCGGCCGAGACGGACGAGGCGGCGGCCCGGCGTCGCGCGCCGGCGGAGGCGACGTTCCGGCGGATGCAACGCGGCGAACTGGGAGACGAAACGCCGACCGAGGAAGAGGCGATCGAGAAGTTGGGCGGGGCGCCCGATGCGACGCCCGCGACGCTGGACGACGACGAGTGGCCGCGGTCGATCTCGGGGAGCCCCGAGACGATTTCTGGACTCTTAGAGCAGCTGGCCGACCGCGTCGGCGTCGACGAGGTGATGATCCAGCACACGGTACCGGACCACGACGACGCCTTGGAGTCGCACGCGCTGCTCGCCGAGGCGATGGATCTGGACCCGCGGAGATAA
- a CDS encoding 50S ribosomal protein L37e, with amino-acid sequence MTGAGTPSQGKKNKTVHVKCRRCGEKSYHVKKERCSSCGFGESASRRDYAWQSKNGDN; translated from the coding sequence ATGACCGGCGCAGGTACGCCCTCTCAGGGAAAGAAGAACAAGACGGTCCACGTGAAGTGTCGACGCTGCGGTGAGAAGTCCTACCACGTCAAGAAGGAGCGCTGCTCCTCGTGCGGCTTCGGCGAGTCCGCCTCCCGGCGCGACTACGCCTGGCAGTCGAAGAACGGCGACAACTGA
- a CDS encoding LSM domain-containing protein: protein MSGRPLDVLEASLEEPVTVHLKDGTTYYGVLGGYDQHMNVVIEPEADVDDRVDDDLDGEFAVAIEDTTIIRGDNVVTIKA, encoded by the coding sequence ATGAGTGGACGACCCCTCGACGTGCTCGAAGCGTCGCTCGAGGAGCCCGTGACGGTACACCTGAAGGACGGGACGACCTACTACGGCGTCCTCGGCGGCTACGACCAGCACATGAACGTCGTCATCGAGCCCGAGGCCGACGTGGACGACCGCGTCGACGACGACCTCGACGGCGAGTTCGCCGTCGCGATCGAAGACACAACGATTATACGCGGCGATAACGTCGTCACCATCAAAGCATGA
- a CDS encoding ribonuclease J — protein sequence MEIEIATLGGYEEVGRQMTAVRAGEDIVIFDMGLNLSKVLIHDNVETESMHSLDLIDMGAIPDDRVMSELEGDVQAIVPTHGHLDHIAGIPKLAHRYDAPIVSAPYTIELVRQQIEDEGKFQVDNDLVKMKPGATMAIGDSEQVELEFVNVTHSIIDAINPVLHTPEGAVVYGLDKRLDHDPVIGDPIDMDRFREIGRQDEGVLAYIEDCTNAGRKGRTPSESYAKKHVEDTLKSMEDYTGGIVATTFSSHIARVKTLVEYAREIGRQPVLLGRSMEKYSGTAERLDFVDFQGDVGMYGHRKSVDRAFKRIMKEGKGNFLPIVTGHQGEPRAMLTRMGRGETPYEIDDGDKIVFSASVIPEPTNEGQRYQSEQLLRMQGARLYDDIHVSGHLREEGHYEMLQALQPQHLIPGHQTLEGRSPYVDLATSQGYKLGRDVHVTQNGSTIQLVE from the coding sequence ATGGAAATCGAAATTGCGACACTCGGCGGTTACGAAGAGGTCGGTCGACAGATGACGGCGGTCCGCGCGGGCGAGGACATCGTCATCTTCGACATGGGCCTGAACCTCAGTAAGGTCCTCATCCACGACAACGTGGAGACCGAGAGCATGCACAGCCTCGACCTGATCGACATGGGCGCCATCCCGGACGACCGGGTCATGAGCGAACTGGAGGGCGACGTTCAGGCGATCGTCCCCACCCACGGGCACCTCGACCACATCGCGGGGATCCCGAAGCTCGCCCACCGCTACGACGCCCCCATCGTCTCGGCGCCGTACACGATCGAGCTGGTCCGCCAGCAGATCGAAGACGAGGGCAAGTTCCAGGTCGACAACGACCTCGTGAAGATGAAGCCGGGCGCCACGATGGCGATCGGCGACTCCGAGCAGGTCGAACTGGAGTTCGTCAACGTCACCCACTCGATCATCGACGCGATCAACCCGGTCCTCCACACGCCCGAGGGGGCGGTCGTCTACGGCCTCGACAAGCGCCTGGACCACGACCCCGTCATCGGCGACCCGATCGACATGGACCGGTTCCGCGAGATCGGCCGCCAGGACGAGGGTGTCCTCGCGTACATCGAGGACTGTACGAACGCCGGCCGGAAGGGTCGGACCCCCTCCGAGTCGTACGCGAAGAAGCACGTCGAGGACACGCTGAAGTCGATGGAGGACTACACCGGCGGCATCGTCGCCACCACGTTCTCCTCCCACATCGCCCGCGTGAAGACCCTCGTCGAGTACGCCCGCGAGATCGGCCGCCAGCCGGTCCTGCTCGGGCGCTCGATGGAGAAGTACTCCGGCACGGCCGAGCGGCTCGACTTCGTCGACTTCCAGGGCGACGTCGGCATGTACGGCCACCGGAAGTCGGTCGACCGCGCGTTCAAGCGCATCATGAAGGAGGGGAAGGGCAACTTCCTCCCCATCGTCACCGGCCACCAAGGCGAGCCCCGCGCGATGCTCACCCGCATGGGCCGCGGCGAGACGCCGTACGAAATCGACGACGGCGACAAGATCGTCTTCAGCGCCAGCGTCATCCCGGAGCCCACCAACGAGGGCCAGCGCTACCAGAGCGAACAGCTGCTCCGGATGCAGGGCGCGCGCCTCTACGACGACATCCACGTCTCCGGCCACCTCCGCGAGGAGGGCCACTACGAGATGCTGCAGGCGCTCCAGCCCCAGCACCTCATCCCGGGCCACCAGACGCTGGAGGGCCGCTCGCCGTACGTCGACCTCGCGACCTCGCAGGGGTACAAGCTCGGACGTGACGTGCACGTCACGCAGAACGGGTCCACCATCCAGCTCGTCGAATGA
- the idsA3 gene encoding geranylfarnesyl diphosphate synthase — MTSETKEARVLDAIRERRELVNAAIDEELPVQEPERLYEATRYILEAGGKRLRPTVTTLAAEAVTGTEPMGADFRAFPSLDGDDVDVMRAAVAIEVIQSFTLIHDDIMDEDDLRRGVPAVHEAYDVSTAILAGDTLYSKAFEFMTETGADPQHGLEAMRMLASTCTEICEGQALDVAFENRDDILPDEYLEMVELKTAVLYGASAATPALLLGADEDVVDALYQYGIDSGRAFQIQDDVLDLTVPSEDLGKQRGSDLVEGKETLITLHARQQGVDVDGLVDADTPAEVSEAAIDDAVAALEEVGSIEYARDTAEELTARSKEHLELLPESGSRGLLEDLADYLIVRGY, encoded by the coding sequence ATGACGAGCGAGACGAAGGAGGCGCGGGTGCTCGACGCCATCCGCGAGCGGCGTGAACTCGTCAACGCCGCTATCGACGAGGAGCTGCCGGTGCAGGAACCGGAGCGGCTGTACGAGGCGACCCGATACATCCTCGAGGCCGGCGGCAAGCGGCTCCGCCCGACGGTGACCACGCTGGCCGCGGAGGCGGTCACCGGGACCGAGCCGATGGGCGCCGACTTCCGCGCGTTCCCGTCGCTCGACGGCGACGACGTCGACGTGATGCGGGCCGCGGTCGCCATCGAGGTGATCCAGTCGTTCACGCTGATCCACGACGACATCATGGACGAGGACGACCTCAGACGGGGCGTCCCCGCGGTCCACGAGGCGTACGACGTCTCGACGGCGATCCTCGCGGGCGACACGCTCTACTCGAAGGCGTTCGAGTTCATGACCGAGACCGGGGCCGACCCGCAACACGGGCTCGAAGCGATGCGGATGCTCGCGTCGACCTGTACCGAGATCTGCGAGGGCCAGGCGCTCGACGTCGCCTTCGAGAACCGCGACGACATCCTCCCTGACGAGTACCTGGAGATGGTCGAGCTGAAGACCGCGGTGCTGTACGGCGCCTCCGCGGCGACGCCCGCCCTCCTGCTCGGCGCCGACGAGGACGTCGTCGACGCCCTCTACCAGTACGGGATCGACTCGGGGCGCGCGTTCCAGATCCAGGACGACGTGCTCGACCTGACGGTCCCGTCGGAGGACCTCGGCAAGCAGCGCGGCTCCGACCTCGTCGAGGGGAAGGAGACGCTCATCACGCTCCACGCCCGCCAGCAGGGCGTCGACGTCGACGGCCTCGTCGACGCCGACACACCCGCCGAGGTGAGCGAGGCGGCCATCGACGACGCGGTCGCGGCGCTAGAGGAGGTCGGCTCCATCGAGTACGCCCGCGACACCGCCGAGGAGCTCACCGCGCGGTCGAAGGAGCACCTCGAACTGCTGCCCGAGAGCGGCTCCCGCGGCCTGCTCGAAGATCTCGCTGACTACCTCATCGTTCGCGGCTACTGA
- a CDS encoding DMT family transporter has translation MSRYRDVLLFFTLALLWGGSFVAIEVGLDYYPPVLYAAYRFDVAALALLSYVLLTRDDPFPRTRGDLVAIGFSGGLSVAANNALLFVGQQYTTSGIASITYSLVPIATAAVAALWIGGADLDARGAVGVVLAFLGVGLVAQPDPANLGGGVAVGVGLIAVGVVAVAIGSVGLRTVETSFSSVALTGWAMGFGALAIHALSLGIGESQRLPAAAPPALLSLGFLGLLSSAVAYTIYFTLLDRLGPFEINLVSYVVPIVATVAGALLLAEPVTPFTVAGFVVIVLGFGLLKRREIADAAAGIRFPG, from the coding sequence GTGTCACGGTACCGAGACGTCCTCCTGTTTTTCACCCTCGCACTGCTGTGGGGCGGCTCCTTCGTCGCCATCGAGGTCGGCCTCGACTACTACCCGCCGGTGCTGTACGCCGCGTACCGGTTCGACGTGGCGGCGCTCGCGCTGCTCTCGTACGTGCTGCTCACGCGGGACGACCCGTTCCCGCGGACCCGCGGCGACCTCGTCGCGATCGGGTTCAGCGGCGGGCTCTCCGTGGCGGCGAACAACGCCCTGCTGTTCGTCGGCCAGCAGTACACGACGAGCGGCATCGCCTCCATCACCTACAGCCTCGTACCCATCGCGACCGCGGCGGTCGCGGCCCTGTGGATCGGCGGCGCCGACCTCGATGCGCGCGGCGCGGTCGGGGTCGTCCTCGCGTTCCTCGGCGTGGGGCTCGTGGCGCAGCCGGACCCCGCGAACCTCGGCGGGGGCGTCGCGGTCGGCGTCGGGCTGATCGCGGTCGGCGTGGTCGCCGTCGCGATCGGCAGCGTCGGGCTCCGGACGGTCGAGACCTCGTTCTCCAGCGTCGCGCTCACCGGGTGGGCGATGGGGTTCGGCGCGCTCGCCATCCACGCGCTCAGCCTCGGGATCGGCGAGAGCCAGCGGCTCCCGGCCGCCGCCCCGCCCGCGCTCCTCTCGCTGGGGTTCCTCGGACTGCTCTCCTCTGCGGTGGCGTACACCATCTACTTCACGCTGCTCGACCGGCTCGGCCCCTTCGAGATCAACCTCGTCTCCTACGTCGTTCCGATCGTGGCCACGGTCGCAGGCGCCCTGCTGCTCGCCGAGCCGGTGACGCCGTTCACCGTCGCGGGCTTCGTTGTCATCGTCCTCGGGTTCGGCCTGCTGAAGCGCCGCGAGATAGCCGACGCGGCCGCCGGGATCCGGTTCCCCGGGTGA